The following are encoded together in the Flavihumibacter fluvii genome:
- a CDS encoding aldo/keto reductase: MEKIYLSDAGPKVSPAIYGFWRWEDTAAHNEEEMERIVNLCLELGINTFDHADYYGGYQAEKLFGKIIAKRSFKREDIVLFSKCGLMMPHQGKPSIRIAHVNSSAEHIRESVEQSLRNLKTDHLDIFLLDHLDQLSNVEETALALQQLKSSGKIKNIGVANFSVFQHQLLTACLQVPIVTNHVELNLLNTRAIENGQLDYIKQKYMRPLAAAPLADGRIENGTDAKAVRVRAKLVEIGAKYGINAETTAVAWLIKLGALPLVGTRKEQRIRNIVAACSIDIEHQDWYDLYNTSIGAGQNE, from the coding sequence ATGGAAAAGATTTATTTAAGTGATGCCGGCCCAAAAGTTTCTCCTGCGATTTATGGATTCTGGCGCTGGGAAGATACTGCTGCCCATAACGAGGAAGAAATGGAGCGGATCGTTAATCTTTGCCTGGAATTGGGCATCAATACATTTGACCATGCCGATTATTACGGCGGCTACCAGGCAGAGAAACTGTTTGGTAAAATCATAGCAAAGCGGTCATTCAAAAGGGAGGATATCGTATTGTTTTCGAAATGCGGCCTGATGATGCCGCATCAGGGCAAACCTTCGATCAGGATTGCCCACGTCAACAGTTCGGCTGAACATATCCGTGAAAGTGTGGAACAATCCCTCCGGAACCTGAAAACGGATCACCTCGATATTTTCCTGCTCGATCACCTGGACCAATTATCCAATGTGGAAGAAACTGCATTGGCCTTGCAGCAATTAAAGTCTTCAGGCAAAATAAAGAATATTGGTGTCGCTAACTTTTCTGTTTTCCAGCACCAGTTGTTAACAGCCTGCCTGCAGGTCCCGATCGTGACCAATCATGTTGAACTGAACCTGCTGAATACCCGGGCTATTGAGAACGGGCAGCTGGATTATATTAAACAGAAATATATGCGGCCACTGGCTGCAGCGCCATTGGCAGATGGACGAATTGAAAATGGTACTGATGCAAAAGCGGTAAGGGTAAGGGCTAAGCTGGTTGAAATTGGTGCAAAGTATGGCATCAATGCTGAGACGACCGCCGTGGCCTGGTTGATTAAACTGGGTGCACTGCCATTAGTGGGTACCCGCAAGGAACAACGCATCCGGAATATTGTGGCTGCCTGTTCAATTGATATAGAGCACCAGGATTGGTATGACCTGTATAATACGTCAATCGGAGCGGGTCAGAACGAATAG
- a CDS encoding MutS-related protein: MNALIPTDWHARQAQQFSIEKTTLQKQKNTIAWARLAIVLLGSWGVIQTWSNSIAGGFTIAALTLGIFLWLLARSLELARKIALLEQKITLHHQEIQFAQHQFTHRFTGATLEPKGHDYSTDLDIFGQASLFQYLHRTTSDKGHQTLAAWLLQPAGNETLSQRQEAVKELAALPEWSIGFEATGQLQPISHRTEEKLAEWMQQPATFQQPYWRLLALIFPMLSLSALLLYLVDIIPTPTFYLLVLVFMVFAFLLTRLVMPQYRRLDKIVSQLSTLSDALQCIETAPFKTTVLKEAQSTLHPDHQPSAGKSIRLLRKILDRFDYRLNPIVFLPLNTFLLWDLQQVLALEKWKLARTDKINRWFGILGEIEALNSFGRFAFNHPQFAYPALSDIAGEFRGIDIGHPLIAPQKRVCNDFSSTGLPAIALITGSNMAGKSTFLRSIGINQVLAMAGSVVCARELTVANMRIMSSMRIADNLEENTSTFYAELRKLKSIIEAVNQHLPVFLLLDEILRGTNSQDRQTGSKALLQQLCRQHACGMLATHDLSLTELSNQYPDAISNYHFDVSVKGEELYFDYTLKPGICQSMNASILMKKIGIDL, translated from the coding sequence ATGAATGCCCTTATTCCGACGGACTGGCATGCCCGCCAGGCCCAACAATTCAGCATCGAAAAAACCACCCTGCAAAAGCAAAAAAACACCATCGCCTGGGCGCGGTTGGCTATAGTACTGCTCGGCAGCTGGGGTGTCATCCAGACCTGGTCCAATTCGATCGCCGGTGGATTCACCATTGCAGCCCTTACGCTGGGCATTTTCTTATGGCTGCTGGCCCGCAGCCTGGAACTGGCACGGAAAATTGCCCTGCTCGAACAAAAAATCACCCTCCACCACCAGGAAATCCAGTTTGCCCAACACCAGTTTACCCATCGGTTTACCGGCGCCACCCTGGAACCTAAGGGGCACGATTACAGCACCGACCTCGATATCTTTGGCCAGGCCTCCCTCTTTCAATACCTGCACCGTACCACCAGCGACAAAGGCCACCAGACCCTTGCAGCCTGGCTGCTACAGCCAGCCGGCAACGAAACACTCTCCCAAAGGCAGGAGGCCGTAAAAGAACTGGCAGCCCTTCCTGAATGGAGCATCGGGTTTGAAGCTACCGGACAACTGCAACCCATCAGCCACCGCACAGAAGAAAAGCTGGCAGAATGGATGCAGCAGCCCGCTACATTCCAGCAGCCTTATTGGCGCTTACTCGCGCTCATTTTTCCCATGCTTTCCTTAAGCGCCCTGCTGCTTTACCTGGTGGATATTATCCCCACCCCTACCTTCTACCTGCTGGTACTGGTCTTTATGGTCTTTGCATTTTTACTTACCCGGCTGGTAATGCCGCAATACCGCAGGCTCGATAAAATCGTATCACAATTATCCACTTTGTCAGATGCTTTGCAATGTATTGAAACGGCACCCTTCAAAACGACTGTACTGAAAGAAGCACAATCCACCCTTCATCCGGACCACCAGCCCAGTGCAGGAAAATCAATCCGCCTGCTCCGCAAAATCCTGGATCGTTTTGATTACCGCCTTAACCCGATCGTATTCCTTCCACTCAATACCTTCCTGCTGTGGGACCTCCAACAGGTGCTTGCGCTGGAAAAATGGAAGCTGGCCCGCACAGATAAAATCAACAGGTGGTTCGGCATACTCGGTGAGATCGAAGCCTTGAACAGCTTTGGACGCTTCGCTTTCAACCACCCGCAATTCGCCTATCCTGCCCTTTCTGACATCGCCGGTGAATTCAGGGGCATTGATATTGGCCACCCATTGATCGCACCACAGAAACGGGTATGCAATGATTTTTCCAGTACAGGTTTGCCGGCAATCGCCTTGATCACCGGTTCCAATATGGCCGGAAAAAGTACTTTCCTGCGCAGCATTGGCATCAACCAGGTACTGGCCATGGCGGGTTCTGTTGTCTGCGCCAGGGAACTAACGGTGGCTAATATGCGCATCATGAGCAGCATGCGGATCGCCGATAACCTTGAAGAAAATACCTCAACTTTTTATGCGGAATTGCGAAAACTAAAATCCATCATCGAAGCGGTCAACCAGCACCTGCCCGTTTTTTTATTGCTGGATGAGATTTTGCGCGGCACTAATTCGCAGGACCGGCAAACGGGTTCAAAGGCCCTGTTGCAGCAACTGTGCAGGCAACATGCCTGCGGCATGCTCGCTACCCACGACCTCTCTCTTACTGAATTATCCAACCAATATCCTGATGCCATCAGCAATTACCATTTCGATGTATCGGTGAAAGGTGAAGAATTGTATTTCGATTATACCCTGAAACCCGGGATCTGCCAAAGTATGAACGCTTCCATCCTCATGAAAAAAATAGGGATTGACCTGTAA